The following coding sequences lie in one Streptomyces albofaciens JCM 4342 genomic window:
- a CDS encoding SAV_915 family protein, with translation MSQQHLYEEDPEPAERIPAGLLFVPVRPGPAGCTARLFRTPLGGRTAVGFTSPQRLAAALGTDQPWIRLAEPALRALAEPLGARVLTVDPRLAPSARRTPLLRAV, from the coding sequence GTGTCCCAGCAGCATCTGTACGAGGAAGATCCCGAGCCTGCCGAACGCATCCCGGCCGGGCTGCTGTTCGTCCCCGTCCGGCCGGGCCCCGCGGGCTGTACGGCCCGCCTGTTCCGCACCCCGCTCGGCGGCCGCACCGCCGTCGGCTTCACCTCACCGCAGCGGCTCGCCGCGGCGCTCGGCACCGACCAGCCGTGGATCCGGCTCGCCGAGCCCGCGTTGCGCGCCCTCGCCGAGCCGCTCGGCGCCCGCGTCCTGACCGTGGACCCGCGCCTCGCCCCGAGTGCCCGCCGTACGCCGCTGCTGCGGGCCGTCTGA
- the lysA gene encoding diaminopimelate decarboxylase translates to MDDLSVWPASTAELPHADLSVGGVPLTELAERFGTPTYVLDEAEVRARCRAYLRAFPDADVLYAAKAFLCRAMAHWIREEGLGLDVCSAGELELAVTTGFPPSRIVLHGNAKSPDDLHTALRLGVGRIVIDSTSEIARLAAAVPAGSRQQVLVRVVPGIAAGGHAKIRTGTDDQKFGLSLADGSAQHAITRILGQPRLHLVGLHCHLGSQITTVKPFLSAVRRLVGLLARIHEQHGVTLPQLDIGGGHGVAYRPGEARMDIATLGAKVRAELAGGCAAAGLPVPRLTVEPGRAIAGPSGVALYRVLSVKRTGEHTFVAVDGGMSDNPRPALYGVRYAPRLVGRRSSAAPAPVSVVGRHCEAGDVLAAGVRLPGDVRPGDLIAVPVAGAYHLSMASGYNLVGRPPVVAVVDGQARTLVRRESLADMQERDIGL, encoded by the coding sequence CTGGACGACCTTTCCGTCTGGCCCGCCTCGACGGCCGAACTGCCGCACGCCGACCTCTCCGTGGGCGGCGTCCCGCTCACCGAGCTCGCCGAGCGCTTCGGCACCCCCACGTACGTCCTGGACGAGGCCGAGGTACGCGCTCGCTGCCGCGCCTACCTGCGGGCCTTCCCCGACGCCGACGTCCTGTACGCGGCCAAGGCGTTTCTCTGCCGCGCCATGGCCCACTGGATACGGGAGGAGGGCCTGGGCCTGGACGTCTGCTCCGCCGGCGAGCTGGAACTCGCCGTCACCACCGGCTTCCCGCCCTCCCGCATCGTGCTGCACGGCAACGCCAAGAGCCCGGACGACCTGCACACCGCACTGCGCCTGGGCGTCGGCCGGATCGTCATCGACAGCACCTCCGAGATCGCCCGGCTCGCCGCCGCGGTCCCCGCCGGGTCCCGGCAGCAGGTCCTCGTACGGGTGGTTCCGGGCATCGCGGCCGGCGGCCACGCCAAGATCCGTACCGGCACCGACGACCAGAAGTTCGGCCTCTCCCTGGCCGACGGTTCGGCACAGCACGCCATCACCCGCATCCTGGGGCAGCCGCGGCTGCACCTGGTCGGGCTGCACTGCCACCTGGGCTCGCAGATCACCACCGTCAAGCCGTTCCTGTCGGCCGTCCGGCGGCTGGTGGGCCTGCTGGCCCGTATCCACGAGCAGCACGGCGTCACGCTGCCTCAGCTGGACATCGGGGGCGGCCACGGCGTGGCCTACCGGCCCGGCGAAGCCCGCATGGACATCGCGACGCTCGGCGCCAAGGTGCGGGCCGAGCTGGCCGGCGGCTGCGCGGCGGCCGGACTGCCGGTGCCCCGGCTGACCGTCGAGCCGGGCCGCGCCATCGCGGGCCCGTCCGGCGTCGCGCTGTACCGGGTGCTGTCCGTCAAGCGGACCGGTGAGCACACCTTCGTGGCCGTCGACGGCGGGATGAGCGACAACCCGCGGCCCGCGCTGTACGGGGTGCGGTACGCGCCCCGGCTGGTCGGGCGCCGGTCGAGCGCCGCGCCCGCGCCGGTGAGCGTGGTGGGGCGGCACTGCGAGGCGGGCGATGTACTCGCCGCGGGCGTACGGCTGCCCGGCGACGTACGGCCCGGCGACCTGATCGCCGTACCGGTGGCGGGCGCGTACCACCTGTCCATGGCCTCGGGCTACAACCTGGTGGGCCGCCCGCCGGTGGTCGCCGTCGTGGACGGGCAGGCGCGCACGCTCGTACGGCGGGAGTCGCTGGCCGATATGCAGGAGCGCGACATCGGGCTGTGA